One Streptomyces sp. NBC_00102 DNA segment encodes these proteins:
- a CDS encoding MFS transporter: MPLALLALAIGAFGIGTTEFVIMGLLPEVAADFQVSIPTAGFLVTGYALGVVVGAPLMTLLGTKVSRKRMLMLLMGLFIIGNVVSALAPVFGVMIVGRVIASLAHGAFFGIGSVVAADLVAPQKKAGAIAMMFTGLTVANVVGVPLGTYIGQTAGWRVTFLVVAALGVIGLLGVAKLVPEQPRPEGVRLRHELAAFRNVQVLLAMAMTVLGFGGVFAAITYITPMMTGIAGFAPSSVTWLLVLFGIGMVAGNLLGGKFADRHLMPMLFVTLGSLAVVLALFTVTAHNKVAAAVTVVLIGALGFATVPPLQKRVLDQASGAPTLASAVNIGAFNLGNALSAWLGGMVIAAGFSYTAPNWVGAALAGAALILAVLSSLLERRQARDGRIVASHTPEPAAATAARS, from the coding sequence ATGCCGCTGGCGCTTCTCGCCCTCGCCATCGGGGCTTTCGGAATCGGGACCACCGAGTTCGTGATCATGGGGCTGCTCCCCGAGGTGGCCGCGGACTTCCAGGTGTCCATCCCGACCGCGGGCTTCCTGGTCACGGGGTACGCGCTCGGTGTGGTCGTGGGCGCCCCGCTCATGACGCTGCTGGGCACCAAGGTCAGCCGCAAGCGCATGCTGATGCTGCTGATGGGTCTCTTCATCATCGGCAACGTCGTGTCGGCCCTGGCCCCCGTGTTCGGCGTCATGATCGTCGGACGGGTGATCGCCTCGCTCGCCCACGGAGCCTTCTTCGGGATCGGTTCGGTCGTCGCGGCCGACCTGGTGGCCCCGCAGAAGAAGGCCGGCGCCATCGCCATGATGTTCACCGGTCTCACCGTCGCCAACGTGGTCGGTGTTCCGCTGGGCACGTACATCGGTCAGACCGCCGGCTGGCGGGTCACCTTCCTCGTGGTCGCCGCCCTCGGCGTGATCGGCCTGCTCGGTGTGGCGAAGCTCGTGCCGGAGCAGCCCCGTCCCGAAGGCGTACGGCTCCGCCATGAGCTGGCCGCCTTCCGCAACGTGCAGGTCCTGCTGGCCATGGCCATGACCGTGCTGGGATTCGGCGGCGTCTTCGCCGCGATCACCTACATCACTCCGATGATGACCGGCATCGCCGGCTTCGCCCCGTCATCGGTCACCTGGCTTTTGGTTCTCTTCGGGATCGGCATGGTGGCCGGCAACCTGCTGGGCGGGAAGTTCGCGGACCGGCATCTGATGCCGATGCTCTTCGTCACCCTCGGCTCGCTCGCGGTCGTGCTGGCCCTGTTCACCGTGACCGCGCACAACAAGGTCGCCGCAGCCGTCACCGTCGTCCTCATCGGAGCCCTGGGATTCGCCACCGTTCCGCCCCTGCAGAAGCGGGTGCTGGACCAGGCGTCGGGTGCTCCGACGCTGGCCTCGGCGGTCAACATCGGCGCCTTCAACCTGGGCAACGCGCTCTCCGCCTGGCTTGGCGGCATGGTGATCGCGGCCGGCTTCAGCTACACCGCACCCAACTGGGTCGGCGCCGCACTCGCGGGAGCCGCCCTGATCCTCGCTGTGTTGTCCAGCCTGCTGGAGCGCCGCCAGGCACGGGACGGCCGGATCGTCGCCTCGCACACCCCCGAACCGGCCGCCGCGACCGCGGCCCGGTCCTGA
- a CDS encoding MarR family winged helix-turn-helix transcriptional regulator, translating into MTATDPALTALAQGWCALSLLHGKIEAHIERALQAGHDLSVREYSLLDVLSRQHQGPGGHLQMKQVADAVVLSQSATTRLVTRLEDRGLLTRYLCDTDRRGIYTDVTEAGLTLLTEARPTNDTALRAALDEAAEHPELAPLVRAVEGLKVPA; encoded by the coding sequence ATGACCGCCACGGACCCCGCCCTGACCGCCCTGGCCCAGGGGTGGTGCGCTCTTTCCCTGCTGCACGGAAAGATCGAGGCGCACATCGAGCGGGCCCTGCAGGCCGGTCACGACCTCAGCGTCCGCGAGTACTCCCTGCTGGACGTCCTGAGCCGGCAGCACCAGGGCCCCGGCGGCCATCTCCAGATGAAGCAGGTGGCCGACGCGGTCGTGCTGAGCCAGAGCGCCACCACACGCTTGGTGACCCGCCTGGAGGACAGGGGACTGCTCACCCGGTACCTCTGCGACACGGACCGCCGGGGCATCTACACCGACGTGACGGAAGCGGGCCTCACCCTGCTCACCGAGGCCAGGCCCACCAACGACACCGCCCTGCGGGCCGCCCTGGACGAAGCGGCCGAGCACCCCGAACTGGCGCCGCTCGTGAGGGCGGTCGAGGGGCTCAAGGTCCCTGCGTAG
- a CDS encoding GNAT family N-acetyltransferase translates to MTELLIRPATFADVPAIVSMLANDPLGAQRESPDDLSPYEKAYRRLADDANQYLMVAVRGDQVVGTAQLTIIPGLSRRGATRSVIEGVRVHSEERGNGLGTRLIQWAVDESRRQECQLVQLTSDATRTDAHRFYERLGFTPSHVGFKLAL, encoded by the coding sequence ATGACGGAACTGCTGATACGGCCCGCGACCTTCGCCGACGTCCCGGCCATCGTCTCGATGCTCGCCAATGATCCCCTGGGCGCGCAGCGCGAGTCGCCCGACGACCTCTCACCGTACGAGAAGGCGTACCGCCGCCTCGCGGACGACGCGAACCAGTATCTGATGGTCGCCGTGCGGGGCGACCAGGTGGTGGGCACGGCCCAACTCACCATCATCCCCGGTCTGTCGCGGCGGGGCGCCACCCGTTCCGTCATCGAGGGGGTCCGGGTGCACAGCGAGGAGCGCGGCAACGGACTCGGCACCCGGTTGATCCAGTGGGCCGTGGACGAATCCCGGCGCCAGGAGTGCCAGTTGGTCCAGCTGACCTCCGACGCGACCCGGACGGATGCCCACCGCTTCTACGAACGTCTCGGCTTCACTCCGAGCCACGTGGGCTTCAAGCTCGCGCTCTGA
- a CDS encoding serine hydrolase, which translates to MTSWNEELLPATRRALLHRTATAQREGRTPSMVAGVLRDGRIGWSGGRSCVDGHEPDSDTQYRIGSITKTFTAVLVLRLRDEGLLDLDDQVEKHLPGSGVGGVSIRQLLGHGAGLTAETPSPWWERTPGDTRPDLAAVLGEQPFRHPAGLRHHYSNPGYTVLGSLVEAVRGDSWEEVLRREILEPLGMRRTSVDPQAPHAGGWAVHPWADVMLPEPSHDLGLMAPAGQLWSTVGDLLTFAGFLAEGDDRVLSAASVREMRAPSVPLEAGDWTGTYGLGLQVVHRDGRTLFGHSGSLPGFLACLWVCAEDDVAAVVLTNATSGPPITEVAQDLVRIVAEAEPRIPEPWRPLPEVDQDLLALTGPWYWGTQRYVVKLLDDRCLELAPLAGTGRGTKLRAEPDGSWTGLSGYHAGERLRMVRNTDGLVSHLDLGSFVFTREPYDPADAIPGGVDPEGWRGLAR; encoded by the coding sequence ATGACGTCATGGAACGAAGAACTGCTGCCGGCCACCCGACGGGCCCTGCTGCACCGCACCGCCACCGCCCAGAGGGAGGGGCGCACCCCCTCGATGGTGGCCGGAGTGCTCCGGGACGGGCGGATCGGGTGGAGCGGGGGGCGCAGTTGTGTCGACGGACATGAGCCCGACAGCGACACGCAGTACCGGATCGGCTCGATCACCAAGACCTTCACCGCCGTTCTGGTGCTCCGGCTGAGGGACGAGGGGCTGCTCGATCTGGACGACCAGGTGGAGAAGCACCTGCCGGGCTCGGGCGTCGGGGGAGTGAGCATCCGTCAGCTCCTCGGTCACGGCGCCGGACTCACCGCCGAGACACCCTCCCCGTGGTGGGAGCGGACACCCGGGGACACCCGCCCGGACCTGGCCGCCGTCCTCGGCGAGCAGCCCTTCCGGCACCCGGCCGGTCTCCGCCACCACTACTCGAACCCCGGTTACACCGTGCTCGGTTCCCTCGTCGAGGCGGTACGGGGGGACTCCTGGGAGGAGGTGCTGCGGCGCGAGATCCTGGAGCCGCTGGGGATGCGTCGTACGAGCGTGGACCCGCAGGCGCCGCACGCGGGAGGCTGGGCCGTGCACCCGTGGGCCGACGTGATGCTGCCCGAACCGAGCCATGACCTGGGGCTGATGGCCCCCGCCGGGCAGCTCTGGTCGACCGTGGGGGACCTGCTCACCTTCGCAGGCTTCCTCGCCGAGGGGGACGACCGGGTCCTGAGCGCCGCCTCGGTCCGGGAGATGCGGGCGCCCTCGGTTCCGCTGGAGGCCGGCGACTGGACGGGTACGTACGGGCTCGGGCTCCAGGTCGTCCACCGGGACGGGCGCACCCTCTTCGGACACTCCGGCTCGTTGCCCGGCTTCCTGGCCTGTCTCTGGGTGTGCGCGGAGGACGACGTGGCCGCCGTCGTGCTGACCAACGCTACCTCAGGGCCCCCCATCACCGAGGTGGCCCAGGACCTCGTGCGGATCGTCGCGGAGGCGGAGCCCCGCATCCCGGAACCCTGGCGCCCGCTGCCCGAGGTCGACCAGGACCTGCTGGCCCTGACCGGACCCTGGTACTGGGGTACCCAGCGGTACGTGGTGAAGCTGCTGGACGACCGCTGTCTGGAGCTGGCTCCGCTGGCGGGGACCGGGCGGGGTACGAAGCTCCGGGCTGAGCCGGACGGCAGCTGGACCGGACTCAGCGGGTACCACGCGGGGGAGCGGCTGCGGATGGTGCGGAACACCGACGGGTTGGTGTCCCACCTGGACCTGGGCTCCTTCGTCTTCACCCGTGAGCCCTACGACCCGGCGGACGCCATCCCCGGGGGCGTGGACCCGGAGGGCTGGCGAGGGCTGGCTCGCTGA
- a CDS encoding MerR family transcriptional regulator → MKIGELSEVTGTSVRLLRYYEEQGLLESHRLASGHRRYEDGAPVVVRRIRSFLDAGLPTRVIRDLLPCVGGDGTVDGCRLEILQDHLLGLDDRISALSEARTSLTGLIAATQAREGSPAP, encoded by the coding sequence ATGAAGATCGGTGAGCTGTCCGAGGTGACGGGTACCTCTGTCCGACTGCTGCGCTACTACGAGGAGCAGGGCCTCCTGGAGTCCCACCGCCTCGCGAGCGGCCACCGCCGTTACGAGGACGGCGCCCCCGTCGTGGTCCGCCGCATCCGCTCGTTCCTGGACGCCGGCCTGCCGACCCGGGTCATCCGGGATCTGCTGCCGTGCGTCGGTGGGGACGGCACGGTAGACGGCTGCAGGCTGGAGATCCTCCAGGATCACCTGCTGGGTCTGGACGACCGGATCTCCGCGCTGTCGGAGGCGCGTACGTCGCTGACCGGGCTCATCGCCGCCACCCAGGCCCGCGAGGGTTCGCCCGCGCCCTGA
- a CDS encoding putative quinol monooxygenase, with protein MTNTRNTARPIALYGFLRPRPERADEVRRILLSFVTPTRQEPGNLQYHLHEHEDGRFFLYEVWRSQEDLDRHNATPPLRAFLENLPTYLEGPSDGFFNTMISPYEEGVPVPA; from the coding sequence ATGACGAACACACGGAACACGGCTCGCCCCATCGCCCTCTACGGATTCCTCCGGCCCCGGCCGGAGCGCGCGGACGAGGTCCGGCGCATCCTCCTCTCCTTCGTGACACCCACCAGGCAGGAACCCGGCAACCTGCAGTACCACCTGCACGAGCACGAGGACGGCCGCTTCTTCCTTTACGAGGTCTGGCGCTCCCAGGAAGACCTCGACCGCCACAACGCGACGCCCCCGCTGCGCGCCTTCCTGGAGAACCTGCCGACCTACCTGGAAGGACCCTCGGACGGCTTCTTCAACACCATGATCAGCCCGTACGAGGAAGGCGTACCGGTCCCCGCGTGA
- the dnaB gene encoding replicative DNA helicase: protein MSIPEPLDEPWADVGPSDRLPVSRQRRGERGDRAGRDDRHDRGRDSDWEGGSPGFERVPPQDLDAEQSVLGGMLLSKDAIAEVVEVIKGHDFYRPAHETVYTAILDLYAKGEPADPITVAAELVRRGEITKVGGAPYLHTLVQSVPTAANASYYAEIVHERAVLRRLVEAGTKITQMGYAADGDVDDIVNSAQAEIYAVTEQRTSEDYLPLGDIMEGALDEIEAIGSRSGEMTGVPTGFTDLDALTNGLHPGQMIVIAARPAMGKSTLALDFARACSIKGNLPSVIFSLEMGRNEIAMRLLSAEARVALHHMRSGTMTDEDWTRLARRMPDVSAAPLYIDDSPNLSMMEIRAKCRRLKQRNDLKLVVIDYLQLMQSGGSKRAESRQQEVSDMSRNLKLLAKELELPVIALSQLNRGPEQRTDKKPMVSDLRESGSIEQDADMVILLHREDAYEKESPRAGEADLIVAKHRNGPTATITVAFQGHYSRFVDMAQT, encoded by the coding sequence GTGAGCATTCCGGAGCCTTTGGACGAGCCCTGGGCCGACGTCGGTCCCAGTGACCGTCTGCCTGTTTCCCGTCAGCGTCGCGGCGAACGCGGTGACCGCGCGGGGCGCGACGACCGGCACGACCGGGGTCGTGACAGCGACTGGGAAGGCGGCTCTCCGGGTTTCGAGCGGGTGCCCCCGCAGGACTTGGATGCCGAGCAGTCGGTGCTCGGCGGCATGCTGCTCTCCAAGGACGCCATCGCGGAGGTCGTGGAGGTCATCAAGGGGCACGACTTCTACCGCCCCGCCCACGAGACCGTCTACACGGCCATTCTCGATCTCTACGCCAAGGGCGAGCCCGCCGACCCGATCACGGTCGCCGCCGAGCTGGTCCGGCGCGGCGAGATCACCAAGGTCGGCGGCGCGCCGTATCTCCACACCCTCGTCCAGTCGGTGCCGACCGCGGCGAACGCCTCGTACTACGCCGAGATCGTCCATGAGCGGGCCGTGCTCCGCCGCCTGGTCGAAGCCGGTACGAAGATCACACAGATGGGATACGCGGCCGACGGAGACGTCGACGACATCGTCAACTCCGCCCAGGCGGAGATCTACGCCGTCACCGAGCAGCGCACCAGCGAGGACTACCTGCCGCTCGGCGACATCATGGAGGGCGCACTCGACGAGATCGAGGCGATCGGTTCCCGCAGCGGTGAGATGACCGGTGTCCCCACGGGGTTCACCGACCTGGACGCGCTGACCAACGGTCTGCACCCCGGACAGATGATCGTCATCGCCGCCCGTCCCGCCATGGGTAAGTCGACCCTGGCGCTGGACTTCGCCCGGGCCTGCTCGATCAAGGGCAACCTCCCGAGCGTGATCTTCTCCCTGGAAATGGGGCGCAACGAGATCGCGATGCGTCTGCTTTCGGCCGAGGCCCGGGTGGCCCTGCACCACATGCGGTCGGGCACCATGACGGACGAGGACTGGACGCGCCTGGCCCGGCGGATGCCGGACGTCTCGGCGGCTCCGCTGTACATCGATGACTCGCCCAACCTCTCCATGATGGAGATCCGGGCGAAGTGCCGTCGTCTCAAGCAGCGCAACGACCTCAAGCTGGTCGTCATCGACTATCTGCAGCTGATGCAGTCCGGTGGTTCGAAGCGTGCCGAGAGCCGCCAGCAAGAGGTCTCGGACATGTCCCGAAACCTCAAGCTGCTCGCCAAGGAGCTGGAGCTTCCGGTGATCGCGCTCTCCCAGCTGAACCGAGGTCCCGAGCAGCGTACGGACAAGAAGCCGATGGTCTCCGACCTCCGTGAGTCCGGCTCCATCGAGCAGGACGCCGACATGGTGATCCTGCTCCACCGTGAGGACGCGTACGAGAAGGAGTCACCCCGCGCCGGCGAGGCGGACCTGATCGTCGCCAAGCACCGTAACGGCCCCACCGCCACGATCACCGTGGCGTTTCAGGGCCACTACTCCCGTTTTGTCGACATGGCGCAGACCTGA
- a CDS encoding MATE family efflux transporter, producing MTKAPVTPASGRRRHDREIVALAVPAFGALVAEPLFLMVDSAIVGHLGTRQLAGLGVSAALLSTAVSIFVFLAYATTAAVARRLGAGDLASAIRQGMDGIWLALLLGALVVAAALPTAPWIDDLLGASETAAPYATTYLRISTLGIPAMLVVLAATGVLRGLQDTRTPLYVAIGGFSANAILNAVLVYGADLGIAGSAWGTVIAQTGMAAAYLVVVVRGARRHRASLRPDAAGIRASARAGVPLLIRTLSLRAVLVIATAVAARLGDVEIAAHQIVLSLWTLAAFALDAIAIAGQAIIGRYLGADDAKGAREACRRMVEWGLAAGVVLGALIVLARPLFIPLFTSDSSVRDTLLPALLVVAVSQPIAGVVFILDGVLMGAGDGRYLALAMLVTLAVFAPVALLIPTLGGGLTALWWAMDLMMAVRLITLWLRARSGRWLVTGATR from the coding sequence ATGACCAAGGCCCCCGTGACACCGGCATCAGGTCGCCGACGGCACGACCGGGAGATCGTCGCACTCGCCGTGCCCGCCTTCGGCGCACTCGTGGCCGAGCCCCTTTTTCTCATGGTGGACAGCGCGATCGTGGGCCACCTCGGCACCCGGCAACTGGCCGGGCTCGGGGTGTCCGCAGCACTTCTCTCCACCGCCGTCAGCATCTTCGTCTTCCTCGCCTACGCCACCACCGCGGCCGTCGCCCGCCGTCTCGGCGCGGGCGATCTCGCCTCCGCGATCCGCCAGGGCATGGACGGCATCTGGCTCGCCCTGCTCCTGGGGGCTCTGGTCGTCGCAGCCGCCCTGCCCACCGCACCGTGGATCGACGATCTCCTCGGCGCCTCCGAAACCGCGGCTCCCTACGCGACCACCTACCTCCGCATCTCGACGCTCGGAATACCGGCCATGCTGGTCGTACTGGCGGCGACCGGTGTGCTGCGTGGACTCCAGGACACCCGCACTCCGCTCTACGTCGCCATCGGCGGCTTCTCCGCCAACGCGATCCTCAACGCGGTCCTGGTCTACGGCGCCGACCTGGGCATCGCCGGCTCCGCCTGGGGCACCGTGATCGCACAGACAGGCATGGCCGCCGCCTATCTGGTGGTGGTCGTCCGGGGCGCCCGTCGGCACAGAGCATCGCTCCGCCCCGACGCGGCGGGCATCCGCGCGAGTGCCCGAGCCGGAGTTCCGCTGCTGATCCGAACGCTCTCCCTGCGCGCGGTCCTCGTCATCGCCACCGCGGTCGCCGCCCGGCTCGGCGACGTGGAGATCGCGGCGCACCAGATCGTCCTCTCGCTCTGGACCCTCGCGGCCTTCGCCCTGGACGCCATCGCCATCGCCGGTCAGGCGATCATCGGGCGCTATCTCGGCGCCGACGACGCCAAGGGAGCGCGTGAGGCGTGCCGTCGGATGGTGGAGTGGGGCCTGGCCGCGGGAGTGGTGCTCGGCGCTCTCATCGTGCTCGCCCGCCCCCTCTTCATCCCGCTGTTCACCAGCGACTCGTCCGTACGCGACACCCTGCTGCCCGCACTGCTGGTGGTGGCGGTCTCCCAGCCGATCGCCGGGGTCGTCTTCATCCTGGACGGGGTGCTCATGGGCGCCGGAGACGGGCGCTATCTGGCTCTGGCCATGCTGGTCACCCTGGCCGTCTTCGCCCCGGTGGCCCTGCTGATCCCCACCCTCGGCGGCGGACTCACGGCACTCTGGTGGGCCATGGACCTGATGATGGCCGTCCGGCTCATCACCCTGTGGCTCCGCGCCCGCTCGGGTCGGTGGCTCGTCACCGGCGCCACCCGCTGA
- the rplI gene encoding 50S ribosomal protein L9, producing the protein MKIILTHEVTGLGAAGDVVDVKDGYARNYLVPRGFAIRWTKGGEKDVAQIRRARKIHEIATIEQANEIKAKLESVKVRLAVRSGDAGRLFGSVTPADVASAIKAAGGPEVDKRRVEFGSPIKTLGGHQVSVRLHPEVAAQLGVEVVAA; encoded by the coding sequence ATGAAGATCATCCTCACCCACGAGGTCACTGGCCTCGGTGCCGCCGGCGACGTCGTCGACGTCAAGGACGGATACGCTCGCAACTACCTGGTCCCGCGTGGCTTTGCCATTCGCTGGACCAAGGGTGGCGAGAAGGACGTGGCGCAGATCCGCCGCGCCCGCAAGATCCACGAGATCGCGACGATCGAGCAGGCCAACGAGATCAAGGCCAAGCTCGAGTCCGTGAAGGTCCGTCTGGCTGTTCGCTCCGGCGACGCCGGCCGCCTCTTCGGCTCCGTCACCCCGGCCGACGTCGCTTCGGCGATCAAGGCTGCCGGTGGCCCGGAGGTCGACAAGCGTCGCGTCGAGTTCGGTTCGCCGATCAAGACGCTCGGCGGACACCAGGTGTCCGTGCGCCTGCACCCCGAGGTCGCGGCGCAGCTCGGCGTCGAGGTTGTCGCTGCCTGA
- the rpsR gene encoding 30S ribosomal protein S18 has translation MAKPPVRKPKKKVCAFCKDKTQYVDYKDTNMLRKFISDRGKIRARRVTGNCTQHQRDVATAVKNSREMALLPYTSTAR, from the coding sequence ATGGCGAAGCCGCCTGTGCGCAAGCCTAAGAAGAAGGTCTGCGCGTTCTGCAAGGACAAGACCCAGTACGTGGACTACAAGGACACGAACATGCTGCGGAAGTTCATTTCCGACCGCGGCAAGATCCGTGCCCGCCGCGTTACGGGCAACTGCACTCAGCACCAGCGTGACGTCGCCACGGCAGTCAAGAACAGCCGTGAGATGGCGCTGCTGCCCTACACGTCCACCGCGCGATAA
- a CDS encoding single-stranded DNA-binding protein, which translates to MAGETVITVVGNLVDDPELRFTSSGAAVAKFRVASTPRIFDRQTNEWKDGEGLFLTCSVWRQAAENVAESLQRGMRVIVQGRLKQRSYEDREGIKRTVYELDVDEVGPSLKSATAKVTKTAGRGGQGGQGGGQGGYGGGQQGGGNWGGGPGGGGQQGGGGAPDADPWATGAPSGGQQGGGGQGGWGGSSGGSSGGGYSDEPPF; encoded by the coding sequence ATGGCAGGCGAGACCGTCATCACGGTCGTCGGCAATCTCGTCGACGACCCCGAGCTGCGCTTCACCTCTTCCGGTGCGGCGGTCGCGAAGTTCCGTGTCGCGTCCACACCCCGCATCTTCGATCGGCAGACCAATGAGTGGAAGGACGGCGAAGGCCTGTTCCTCACCTGCTCGGTCTGGCGTCAGGCGGCGGAGAACGTCGCGGAGTCGCTTCAGCGAGGCATGCGCGTCATTGTGCAGGGTCGGCTGAAGCAGCGGTCCTACGAGGACCGTGAGGGCATCAAGCGCACGGTCTACGAGCTGGACGTCGACGAGGTCGGCCCCAGCTTGAAGAGCGCCACGGCCAAGGTCACCAAGACCGCGGGTCGCGGTGGGCAGGGCGGCCAGGGTGGCGGCCAGGGTGGATACGGCGGCGGCCAGCAGGGTGGCGGCAACTGGGGCGGCGGTCCCGGTGGCGGTGGCCAGCAGGGCGGCGGCGGTGCTCCCGACGCCGACCCGTGGGCGACCGGCGCACCCTCCGGCGGCCAGCAGGGCGGGGGCGGCCAGGGCGGCTGGGGCGGAAGCTCCGGCGGTTCCAGCGGCGGCGGCTACTCGGACGAGCCTCCTTTCTAG
- the rpsF gene encoding 30S ribosomal protein S6, which produces MRHYEVMVILDPDLEERAVSPLIENFLSVVREGNGKVEKVDTWGRRRLAYEIKKKPEGIYSVLDLQAEPAVVKELDRQMNLNESVLRTKVLRPETH; this is translated from the coding sequence ATGCGTCACTACGAAGTGATGGTCATCCTCGACCCCGATCTGGAAGAGCGCGCTGTCTCTCCCCTGATCGAGAACTTCCTCTCCGTCGTCCGTGAGGGCAACGGGAAGGTTGAGAAGGTCGACACCTGGGGCCGTCGTCGGCTCGCCTACGAGATCAAGAAGAAGCCCGAGGGCATCTACTCGGTCCTCGACCTGCAGGCCGAGCCTGCGGTCGTCAAGGAGCTCGACCGCCAGATGAACCTGAACGAGTCGGTCCTCCGGACCAAGGTCCTCCGTCCCGAGACCCACTGA
- a CDS encoding peptidoglycan bridge formation glycyltransferase FemA/FemB family protein has translation MSLTLRTISREQHLAYIQSLPAASHCQVPAWADVKTEWRSESLGWFDRNGQIVGAGLVLYRQLPKIKRYLAYLPEGPVINWYAPNLDEWLQPMLAHLKQQGAFSVKMGPPVVIRRWDSTAIKAGIQDPDVKRLRDVEATVIEPRAFEVADRLRKMGWQQGEDGGAGFGDVQPRFVFQVPLANRSLEDVLKGFNQLWRRNIKKADKAGVEVVQGGYEDLAEWQRLYEITAVRDHFRPRPLSYFQRMWSVLNSEDPNRMRLYFARHNGVNLSAATMLVVGGHVWYSYGASDNIGREVRPSNAMQWRMLRDSYAMGATVYDLRGISDSLDETDHLFGLIQFKVGTGGEAVEYVGEWDFPLNKLLHKALDIYMSRR, from the coding sequence ATGAGCCTGACCCTGAGGACCATCAGCCGCGAGCAGCATCTGGCGTACATCCAGAGCCTGCCCGCGGCAAGTCACTGCCAGGTCCCGGCGTGGGCTGACGTGAAGACCGAGTGGCGGTCGGAGAGCCTCGGCTGGTTCGACAGGAACGGTCAGATCGTCGGCGCCGGACTGGTGCTGTACCGACAGCTCCCCAAGATCAAGCGGTACCTCGCCTATCTCCCCGAGGGCCCGGTCATCAACTGGTACGCGCCCAACCTGGACGAGTGGCTCCAGCCGATGCTCGCCCACCTCAAGCAGCAGGGCGCCTTCTCGGTGAAGATGGGCCCGCCGGTCGTCATCCGGCGCTGGGACTCCACCGCCATCAAGGCCGGCATCCAGGACCCGGACGTGAAGCGTCTGCGGGACGTGGAGGCCACGGTCATCGAGCCGCGGGCCTTCGAGGTCGCGGACCGACTGCGCAAGATGGGCTGGCAGCAGGGCGAGGACGGCGGCGCCGGATTCGGTGACGTGCAGCCCCGCTTCGTCTTCCAGGTGCCGCTCGCGAACCGCTCCCTGGAGGACGTCCTCAAGGGCTTCAACCAGCTGTGGCGCCGCAACATCAAGAAGGCCGACAAGGCCGGTGTCGAGGTCGTCCAGGGCGGCTACGAGGACCTGGCCGAATGGCAGCGGCTGTACGAGATCACGGCCGTGCGCGACCACTTCCGCCCGCGCCCCCTCTCGTACTTCCAGCGCATGTGGTCCGTCCTCAACTCCGAGGACCCCAACCGGATGCGGCTGTACTTCGCCCGCCACAACGGGGTCAACCTCTCGGCCGCGACCATGCTCGTCGTCGGCGGACACGTCTGGTACTCCTACGGCGCCTCCGACAACATCGGCCGCGAGGTCCGGCCCTCCAACGCGATGCAGTGGCGCATGCTGCGCGACAGCTACGCGATGGGCGCGACCGTCTACGACCTGCGCGGCATCAGCGACTCCCTGGACGAGACCGACCACCTCTTCGGCCTGATCCAGTTCAAGGTCGGTACGGGCGGGGAAGCCGTCGAGTACGTCGGTGAGTGGGACTTCCCGCTCAACAAGCTTCTGCACAAGGCACTCGACATCTACATGTCGCGCCGCTGA